DNA sequence from the Cercospora beticola chromosome 8, complete sequence genome:
GAGTATAGCTGATATGATTCTCCATATCGCATAGCATGAGACAATTGCCATGAGTGTGTATGTGGCGATGCGGATACCCCTTTGCGGAAACATGCGAAGGTACTGGAACATGATCGAAAACTTGGTGCAGAATAGCGAGCAGTTGTATACGATGATCATCAGCCAGTACTGCAGTCCGCATTGTCAGTGCTATGGTCGGGCTGTCTTTGGGCATCACTGACCGCTCTGAGGTTCAACATGGCCTCGTGAGGTCCTAGTGTCCATTCGTGGCTGCCGAGGCCGGTCTTCACCTACTTCCCAAGTCAGGTCCGTATTCTTCGCTGAGAGCTGTGTCGAATTGGTTTATGAGAGGGGTAAAGCATTACCTGTGCGATCATAGTCGCTGTCGTAGCCCACGCAAAGGACTTTTCCGAGTCAGCGACGCTGCTTGGGCACGTTCGAACAATAACGACTGCTCACCACTGATCCAAATATGCAGGCATCGTCTCGGCCAGCAGTTCTCGAGACGATAAATCGAGCGTAAAGGCGGAGAACTACCGCGACCGTGGCCAGAGATGTCATGACCACGGTCCAGGCCACAATCGCGGGTTTGCTTGCACTTCCATACAGCATCGTCTCAGTCGTGTGCCGCGACCAGCTATGCGTCTATGCGATCACCGGTGTCGAGCATATGTTTCCGGCCTCATGCTGCACATCAATGCAGGTGGTTGGGAGGTGATGTCGGGCGGAGACATTGTCCGCCGCCATCATCCGGTAAGCTGTTCTCCAGGAAGGCCGCTGCAGTATTCTCCATGACCTTGTCTCCTTTGTCGGCACAAGCATCCTGAGCCAGCTTTTTTAAGTATCTGAGCTTAATTTCGTCGCATAGTATCGAGAGCGTGCTTGCCTATGATCCTGGGCATACTGGATTCTCGACCATATAATGACCGCGCAGTATCGCAGAACAGCCTGTGCCCGGGGTCGGATTCACACAGCGTCGTTCGAGAAGGCAATCTCCATGTGGAACTCTCGTGCAAGTCTGCGACGGGCAACAAGCCTTGCTCAAGCGGGAGGAAGCTCTGCTGGGATCACTGAACTTTATGGAGGTCCGACGTCTCCGCAGTTTCGAGTGGTTATCTAGCGGGTAACCAACGCATCCAGACGATCGGATGCGGACGTTCGTGAGATCCAGGCCAAAGTCAACATGTCTCTTCCATTGATGGAGTGTCAACGCATCCGAGGATATGTCCACTCGACTGTCGATCCGATCAAGACCTCTCAATCTCGCCCTGCTCCCGAGGACTCAGTAATCCAGACGATGAGCGCCAAGGGTGGAATTCTGTAATCGGGCCTGAGGTGATCAGGAAGAACTTCGTGCCTTtctgtgaagaaggagccatACGCGCTAGCGACACGCCAAGAGAATTAGTCTCGCTTGGGGAGCGGTGCCTTGTCTTCAACACGCGTTCATCGCCTCTATTTCTACAAAACGATGCATCGGCAGGGCAGGATGCAGACGACACACGCAGCCATTCTTGAGGGTTACCGCAGCCTCGCCTCCAATTCCCGCACAGCTTCGTCGCGTGCTTTGCCGTTGTCAAAGTCCAGGATGAAATCCCACCGCTGTGGCAATCTGCCCTTGAGACCGGCATGATCCATTGTGTATTCCGGATCGTTTCCCGTGAATATCAGACCCGTCTCCCGACTGGAGTCAACAATCTTCTGTGTGCGGGGCCGGCGTGCTTCATCGTACACCTGCAGTGCTACTGATGCCTGCTTCGGCGTGGTTATCCGACCCAACAGCGACGAGAGCACGAGAGCGTCTTCCATGGACATGCCGCCTCCCGACGACTGCCACGGAGTAGTTGCATGTGCTGCATCACCCATCACGGCTATCGGACCATCCGCGTATGTTCGTGCATGGGCGTGTTCCCACGTGCACCAGCACTGCACTGTTTTCTGGTCACCAATCACCTGTTGCAAAGTTAGCATGGTTTCGACCAACATCAGAAGGCCAACTAACAGCTGATAGGGCATTCCGTAGATGGGACGGCCAGCCCTCGAAATAGCCCTTGAACTCTTGAGCGTCTACTTCCTTCATCCAGGCATCGCCGGTGTCGATCTTCACTGTCGCAATGAACTGGATCAGTTCGCCTTCATTGAGCACATTGTGCATCATAAAGGTCCCCTTGCCAACCCAACCCCACTCCCGAGGGTCTTTGGTGTCCACGTAGTCAGCGCCAAGGATAGGTTTCAATTTCTCGTACGGCTGCAGCGTGGGTATTGCCATCATGTCGGCAGACACAGGCACTGCTGCTGGATCAGACTCGCCGAGAACAATCTTCCTGACAAAGCTGTGAATGCCATCTGCACCGATGAGGATGTCGGTCTCATGTGTGGAGCCATCTCCAAAATGCAGCACGAGAGGTCCATCGCCGCTACGATCGActgtcttcagcttcttggaTGCATGCATTCGTTCGCTCGGAACGCTTGCCAGGAGTTCTTTCAGCAATGCAGCGCGATGCACGATACTGGTCAATCTCTTGCCTTCTTTCCTCGCATCGATTTCGTCGATCATCGTTCCTGCCCCAGGTCCCAGCGCCAGCATCAATCTGGCGCCATAATGCGGCACAGAACCTGCCCGTTCGAGTGCTTCTCTTGCCGAAGGGCCGATGAGTTCTAACGCTTGGAAGGCATTGCGGGTCATGCCAACAGCCATTCCAGCTTCACGAAACTCGGTGGCAGACTCGAATATGTGGACGTCAAGATGGTCGTGTTTGATCAGAGCGTGCATCAGCGTGGCGCCTGCCATGCCTCCACCTGAGATGGCAATCCGGACTTTAGACTGAGCCATGTTTGCAAAGGTGGTGTTGGTTGCAAGCTGAGAATGCTGACGGACGTCTCACATCCACGAGAGTTTGTGCACCGAACGAGAACGAGTGTTGGCAGGTGAGGACAATTCTCACTTCACATGTCGCGATAACTGATTTGGTGTGGAAGACGTGCCAACGGCCGCGCAAGTCACGTCACACGCGGACCTGCAGAGCAGCTTCCTCCTCAGCTCGGTGCCTGGTCAGATCAGCAGCGACAATGCCACCATGCACCCGCAGCGGCGCACGGGCAGCTGCGAGCAGAGTGTGATCCACGTGCTCGGTTCACAAATCGCGCAGTGCAGTGTGTCCGGCCGGAACAATGAAGACCTGAAAGCAGCTGACATTGATCGACATTACCGAACGAGGGTCCAATTGCCCCACCAAGCCACCACTTCGACCCTCAATACAACCTGCTCTATCCTTGCGAGCGTGGGTCGCACACCTATCCTACAGATGAGGGCATGGATGGAACACTCATAGCGTGAAGAAAAGATCACTCCTTGTAGAAGGCATCTGCATCTGTGGAAGATCAGAATCGCATTCATCGGGACATGCCCTACTAACTCACCGAATTCAGTCGTGCCATCCCGAGCCGTGACTACAATACCAGCGAGTGCGTCGTCGTCTCGCCTGCCCTTGTACCAGGCATCTGCGTCTGCGGGATATCAGAATCGCGCTCAATCAGTCATGTTTTATGCACTCACCAAATTCAGTCGTGCCATCCCGCGCTTCGAGTGCTGCATCGTTTCGCCTGTCCTTGTAGAAGGCATCCGCGTCTGGGAAAGTCAGTATCGAACTCACCAACATGTGCATCTACACTCACCGAATTCAGTTGTACCGTCTCGAGCTGAGACTATGCCAGCGAGCGCATCATCTTCCCTTCTATTCACTGCTATTGACCGAGCTTGTCTGTTCCTGTGTGCAATATCGAAGCTGGACTTGACAGCCTCATCTCGACTTGAGACAGCATTCGGCGACGACGCTTGACCTTCTGCAACTCAACTCGTTAGTGCAAAGCGCGCATGGAACTGATTTGACAACCAGGCTTACGAGGCTCAATGATTACAGGTGCGGCAAATGCCAATGCAATGTATGCCAAGGCGACGATGAACGACTTCATGGCTACTAGCTTCGGTGGATTTGTTCTGGTTGATGGTGCAAGAAGTCGACGACTCATGGAAAGGGAAAGATCAAGATATGAAAACACGCCGAGACCACACATCTATACCGCCACGAATGCTTGCTACGAAACCTTGCTCAAAGTTGCATCGATTGTgacacaacagcagcaagctcgcGGACCCGTTGCCTGACAAGGCAACTGACGCGTATCTAATAAAGGGTCGAGCAACTGGCGTACGTGAGTCCGTAGTAGGGTATGAGCCGGCCTCAAACTCGCATCACATGCTTTAGTTGCTTCGTTGGCCGGAAAAGAGAGGCAACTATCGGGACTCACGGATTGAGACGCGGAGCACTGGGGAGCCGTCTCAGAATTCGTGAAGCCAGTGTGGTTGATCACTGCATGTGTATCAGCGAGCCATGAACAGCTGCCAATTCCGGTGTAGCACTTGCACACGAGGTGGTGCACAAAGAATCATCGAATGACCCGATCACCGAAAACCCCACATGCTGATGATCATTCACTGCAGATCATTCCTGCAACGCGCTAGACCCGGGCAGTTTCATGCCAAGCGAGTATGTCTATCACAGCACTAAAGCTATTCGCTCTGCGAGAGCTGAAGACGTACCCTGCACGGCACACAAATCCTTCCAATTGCTTTGCATGTACGAACAAGCTCATGTGGCTGACAGCAGGATTACGCCAGCGGAATGCACCTGCAGCGTGGCGTGAAGGTAGCTGATCCATCATGGCTGGAGGCCTGACGTGAAGCTGTGACATTCTGCAGGCCCGCGAGACATTTCCTGACATGCGTCGATACTGACCAGAGCAGTCgcttcagcaccagcaccagcactgaACATGGaacgcgaagaagagcggcCGTTTCtagagcagaagctggaagacAGCGAGTGGCAGCAATATGTTCAACGGCGAAACTACAGACAACCTCCACGAATGTGGCTATGGCTATCTACAATCCTCAACATCGTCTTGTTCGCCGTATCTCTTTTTCTAGTATTCTTGCTAGCCTTCAAGCAGCAAGACACGACGATCCCTGAGCCATACTGTAAGCAATGACCAGAAAACCGATTCGTCCAAAATCAATCCTAAATCAATACAGCACCAGCCAATGAAGCCATTTCATACGAATATCGAAACATGACCGGGAACGAGAAAATCATGGTTGGCGACCCCACGCCCGCCTGGGAAGAAGCCATGCACAATCTCCTCGAAGGAACTCTCATTCGCGTCTCCCAAGAAGAACTCGATATCCTTGGCGAAGACTCCGTACCTCTCAAAGACGGAGGTTTCGCAGCCGGATTAGGCGTGGCGCATAACATCCACTGCGTGAAGAGGATCAAGCAATTCATGTACTTTGATTACTTCTATCCTGATGTCGAAGTTGGGAGCGGGCATTATAAGTATTTGCAACATCATGCCGGTAAGACCTGAATTTCGAATGACTAGAACATTATTTTCGAGCTGACATTGGATTTTGTTCCAGATCATTGCCTTAATTTCCTTCGTCAGAGTGTGATGTGCCATATGGATACTTCGTTATACACGCTCGTTTGGACGCCAGGAGAAGATGGCAAGGATGTGATTAAGCATAGGGCACCTGGGGAACAGAAATGTGTGAGTTGGGATAAGATGCAGGAGTGGATGCAAGCGAGGAGTACCAGTACGACTGTGTTGGTTCATAACTCGGAACACTAGTCTCGAATGCCATGAGCCAATTACTGAACCATCGATTCTTATGCCCAAGAGAAGTTGACTAGATTTGGAGACCTGTCTGCTACGGACCGAAACTCCCCTCCTCAGCTTCATCCAGTACGTGGTCTTGCAACGGCGCGGGTATTGCTTTCTTATCCACCCACTCCTTGAATGGCTCCCACTTGATACACTTCCTTTCATGATGACTGTAGCCTTTGAGCCCATGTGGAGCTTGCGAGTCGAAGTGCACTGTATGGACAGTCAAATCTGGTTGACACATCAACGCCGACCGAATGACTTCAATGCAATGATCGTAGTGCTCGGCCGTCAGCCGTCCATCATCGATCACATCTTGATACGATTCTTTGTGTGTCCATTGATATAGTCGTTTCTGCGATTGATTACCATTAGTCGCTCGTCTGCCATTGAGATTCCTCTGTCGTTCTACTCACCAGACAGTGTAATTGATGGAATACTGCATAGTATCCTACGTAACCTCCTGTGCCTTTCACTGCTACTGATGACttgttcatcttcttcatttcGGCCGGAGGCATATCGAGCATGGCTGGTCTTAGAAGATCTGACCAGGCTTCATCGAGCTCGGGGCGTGGTAGGCCGACGAATGGGCCTTTGGGTTCGACGTTTGGGATGCGGATTTCATGCTCTATGACATTGCGAGCAGGAGCTGTAGGAGAGTCTGGTTTAGTTTTCTGTCGAATCGGTCGTCCAATTGTACTCACAATAAATTTCTTGGACATCATCTGGTCGTTTCGAGATTCCTTTTGACGAGCTTGTCGAGTATGTGTGGTTTGCTGACATGTTGAATACCATGAAGCCAACATTGGCGGCGAGAAATGCCGCATGAAGAACGAAGAGGAGGTAGTGGATTCTTGTCCATGATGGTTTCTTCTTGATCGTTTCATTGCTGGGTAAGGTACCATCTTCGGTCGTTCTCAGGAAAGGCTTCTCTTCGTCATATTCATTGAACGCCATGGCGGTGCCTGCCAAAACGAAGTCCGTCTCTCTTGCTAGAACGTGAGCAGCCCAACGCGTTTGTTGCAGTCACTCTCGACATTCTTTCTCACGACCAGCTCACACTCGTTCGAGGATGTCGCACGCGAACGGGCACCCGATCCTACTAGCTCGCACAGAGTCCAGCTGCGCACACGAGCTGAATGCCGTGGGGGCCGTCTGACAGTCCCTCCGCATGACGCACGCCAACTTGTACAACCTTGTGGTATATTGCAGCCGGCAGACCTCTTCTTACCTGTGATCCTTCGGGCATTGCTCCACCTTCATTCCTCCAGTGACAACCAAGCCTGGCTCCTTCCAAGGACCCCTCAAGCCACCAAGGATCCGAAGATCTACGCTATGCAAAGCTAAGCACAAGTATGCATATTTCTCGACTACCGAAACGAATCACAGCCTGTGTCACTCGCACATGTGGCGTGTACTCTGTGTGTATAACCGTAGATCTCTTTCTGCTTTACCCGCCTGCTTATCGGGCAATAACCCGAGGCGCCTTTCATATCGGAAAGTTGGAAATGCGGGACGTTTCTGCGCAGATCTTTTCCACTTTGTCTGCTCTACCAAAGGTGATCGTCAGCTTCGGTCGCCGGGCCTGCGAATCTGTACCATTGGTCGCAGATCATAAGAATAGTACGGTTACGCTGCGAATACGTACCACAAACTATTGCTGCACAGAAGGTAGTATTTCGACTAGCGATGCTTTCGAGTGGATGGTTTACTCAGCTTTCCGCCGCATGTAGTACCTTGGTTTTTTGCCACGCAATGCTCATGTGCTGTTCGCGTGCCGGAGAGCTCAAACCAGATGCGTGTGCCGGGTTTGTGCTCCTGCGAGTGTTGTTAGTCTGGTCACAGTATTATCATCAGCCGTAGCTGCTGCGCGTATTTGCGCTCGTGTCCACCCTCAGGCAGACGAATCCTCAGCTCTTGAGGAACCCAACAATTTACCAACAGGGTTCGGTATTCCAAGTCGTTGCTGATGAGCTGTCTCTCATTTGATCAACATGGGAAGTTATCATTATGTTAATTTCGCCTCGGTCACGGCTATTGGCATCATCTTTCCCGTGCTTGGTCTCATCGCTCTTGGGATACGAATCTATGGGCGAGTCAAGTATACGAGATCGTTAGACATTGATGATGTTCTCATCGTCCCAGCTGCGGTGAGTCAAGCGCAAAGAGGGCTCCATTCTCAGTCAACGAAGCTGATCGCAGTGTCAAGATCCTTATGGTCGCCGCAGGAGTGGGCATGGTCATCGCTGCGCAGATGGGATTCGTCGGAGGCCATGCGCCATACAGGACATTCGAAGAACTCATGTTCGGGAAGCCAGAGCGTCAGCTTATGCTCGAAAAGGTTGGTCGGACTCGTGCGTTTCTGTGTTGAATTTCATCGCTCATTCGCCTTGCACAGCTCGAATACGCATACTGGATTGGCcatgtcctcgtcatcggctTCACCAAGTtgaccttcctcttcttttccCGAAGAATATTCCGAGGACGTGGAGCTCAAACGAAATTTGACTACGTGAACTGGCTCATGATTGGAGTAGTGACAGTGTGGATGGTGGCATATGTATTCCTGGAAATTTTCAGTATGTCTTGCTCCATTCTCCAGGCTTCTTGTTGCTTACAATTCTAGTGTGTGGCTTGAACTTCTGGGCTGCCTGGGACACAGTCTACGCGCTGAGGACCTACTGCATGGATACCTTTGCGTTGTTGACATCCTGCGCGATCACGAACTGGGTCATCGACTTGGCGATCTTCGCCATTCCTCTTGTTATGGTGAGCATTCTTCGCGCTCGCAGGATCAATACCATCGTGCTGACCATGAAACAGATCAACAGCCTGCAAATGACAGCAAGACGGAAGGTCCAGGCCTCACTTGTCTTTGCCCTCGGTCTCTTGTAAGTAGTCCCAGAGTTGTGCTGGCTCGGAGCTAATGTGTACAAAGTACGGTAATCGCTGGATTGCTGCGCATGATCATCGTCTGTCAAGTCGTCGAAAATGGCCTCATGAGCCCAACGATAACTCTGCTCGGCACAACCTTCGAAACCACCGACAATGAAGGTACAATATCCCTCATACTGTTCTGGACGTACGTCGAAATCGGAGTTGGTTTCCTCGTGGTATGCCTGGTCGCATGCGGGAGGGTGTTCGACGAAGCGTCCGCACCGGTTCTTCGAAAGCTCAAATCGATGGTATCAGCGGCGACCAGCGTGGCGTCAAGGGCGTCGAGCAGGTCCTCGTTGTTTTCAGAAAATTCTAAAGACGAGAAGGATGATCACAGAATTAGTGTTTCGACAAAGGTTGAAGTGGTGTCAAAGGATGAAGAGAAAGGTATGCCAGCAGTCCCTGAATGGTTGCAAGCTAGCCGGAGAGGGACATTAGACCTAGATTAGCAGTATGTCGGTCTGAAAGGAATTGTCTGTGCTTGCATGGTGTCTTCAAAGTCACCGATACCTCTACAGACTCACCGCAAACGCCCGCGCTATGCATTTTCCGCTCATTTGTCCAGATGCAATGTTGTACACACTTTCAAGCCGCTCACCagcctcttcttgcgcttctcgccTCGTgacccttctccttcttcctgctcttcttgcTTTCATACTTTCTCTGCTTACTCTTCTGCCATCGTTCTGGCTCGGTGACGGCTTcgattcttctcttctgtcTCCGCTCCTCCCTTCTGAGTTTCGCTTCGCTACGAGTGACGGCCAACGCAGCCAAGAACTTCTCCTGACCAAGCTTCTGTTGGATCAAATTCAGAAGCTCTGCAGCGTTGTCCTGCAACTTTTGGTGCCGGTCGCCCGGGGCTTTGGGCACAGTCGGGTCCGTGAGTGCATAAAGTGGGCGAAGAATGGGCTGAAGACTCGTGCCAGGGATGCTACCCAAGTGCTTGATAGTCTTTGCGAGGGTATCCAGGGCAGCTGTGCGAGAGACAATGGAGAATTTATCAGCCATCAGCATTGACGACAGCCGGCGGAGCAGATGAGCGATTGCCAGCTCGGAGACGcgttcatcctcatcctgctcttcatcatcttcagagGCTTCGGAACTCAGTACGGCCTGATCGTTCCATGGCATCTCGTTGGCCGCGAAGAAACGACCAAGATCGGCAAGATTGCGCACAATGTGGGCTGTGAGACTGTCCTCAGTGCTGAGAGCTACAGCGCGTAGCGCTCGCAAAGAGACAAGACAAAGGCGTCGCATGTCCTCTGCGCCGAGCTCGAGACCTCCAGAGCCTCTCAAAGGCAGACCAGCAAGGCCTGTTGCAGTTTTGGAGCTGGTGCTTGCAAAGTCCGCGAAATAGTCCCCTTGGAGCGAAGCAACCATTGTCTGCACTCGTGCATCGTCAGTGGCCGGGAGCTTATGAACGGCTTGCCATACGTCTTCAGAAGACTCTGCGAGTCCAACTTCAGGAAAGCGCTGGACTAGGACAGCAAGGACCTGCAACGCATCATGGACCACTTGCGGTTGAGAGAACTCTCCATCCTGCTCCGTGAGGATGTCCTCCACTTTACTACGCAACCCGGCAAGCTGCTTCTGCGATAGCTGACGGTTCTGGAGTAGGATTCTCCAGCACTGCAATGATCCGGCCTTGAGCAGTGGCTTATCTTTCCTCAGCCACGTCTCCATGGTGCTGAGCAGTTGCGCCATCAATTTATCATCTTCTGCTCGTTCGAAGATCTTGGCAATGAGCAGCTCGGCCGAATCACGACACTTGGCATCAGGATCAGCAATTAGCAACGGCACCAGAGTCAAGAAAATCTCGAGTGCTCGATCTTGTATCACATCGTCGCCGACCTTGTCCAGCATTGAGTACAAGAATGTCATCACGCTTTGTCGTCCTGCAGCATGTTTGTACTTCAGGTTCGTGACGAGGAAGGACGTCTGCTTCTCCCATCGATCTTTGCCTTGTGGGAAGTCCATGACGAAAGTGAAATATGCACTTCTCGCGCTGTCTCTAATCGACTGATCCGGGTTGGTAACCATAGCCTTGCCCACCTCATCCATGACTTCGTAGACTTCTGCAATAACAATCTTTCGTCCAAGGATTGCCCGTAAGAATTTGTAGATGACGCCCTGACGATCTGGCTCATCGACATCGTTCTTGACACGCTTCAGTAGCAGCGCGATATCCTTTTCTTTGATCTGCACGGAGCGTCTCTCGCGTAACACGGACGTGATGAGCTCAAGCGCTGCTTGAGAAGCATCAGTAGTACTGCTGGAAGCGCTTTTGATCATCGCAACGGCCTCTTTGACATAGACAGGtgcatcctcctccagctgctTGATGGGAACGCGCATGATGGTTGACAAAAACCGGACTGCGGCAAGCttgacttcttcttggccttgTATCAGAGCATCTCCTGCCATAGGTAAAAATTCTGCCATGTTTGCAGGTGTTTGCAAGTCTTCATGGCGCCGGACTACCTTTCTGAGCAGACTGAGCGCAAATGCGATGAGCTTGTACCTGTAGGACGCAGTACCGCCTTTAGGGCcaagtttcttcttctccggttCTGGCTGGATCTCATAACGCTTGCGGCGCTCATCAATCGCGGGTTTCGATGTCTGAGCATTCTCTCCAGCATAGACCTGGCTAACTATCTCCCAGCAAAACTTGAGCATGTCTCGGCTGTCAGCCTCAGGGTTCTGGTCCAGTCCTTTGCGAAGCCGTAGGAGTAGATcatcgatcttcttgacCGATTTGTTGTCCAGCATTTCAGAGAGCATGCTATGGAGCGGTCGTACCAGAGCTCCTAATTGACGTACTGGGGTCACTCGCGAGAGAAGTTCCATCGTGTCGTAGCTTTTGCTACTCTTGACTTCCTTCATTCCACTCTTGTACTCCTCGGCATCCTTTTCTTGGCCAGTAACGCCAAAGATATCATCCATGATCACGTCCATGAGATGTGGTAGACATTCATCGAGATCACCCGGCTTAAAACTGTCGAGACTGCCGACTAGCAGAGAGTGCACAGTAAAGGACAAGACGTGCAATTGATAGCCGCGTTTCAAGGATCCCTTGAGCTCCTTCAGGATAAAGCTGAAATAAGTAGGCCCGACGAACTCCAGTATCTGTGCAAGGGCCTTTCTCGTTTGGTCACGAGCTTCTTGGCTTCTACTGCGTAGAACGTGGCAAATGTCCGTAAGCACTCCAGGCAGTCGCGAGGCAAATTCCTCTTGCGGCAAAGATGACATGAGCTTGACAATCGTCACGGCTATAGAAATGCGTCGGTCGACAGTAGACTCATCTTTCTGCTGCAGGTATGCCAGCAGGGGAGTGAGCTGCTCTCTGATGATAGCTTCGCTGATTGGTCTTTGATCTTGAGGCAGGGCGATGATGCCCTCGACCATCTcacgaagaagctggaggacTCGCTTCTCGATAGTCTCGTGATCATCTTTCTCCTTGTTCTTGAGATAGCCGATGTACCGCTGGAATGTGGAACGGAAACTGTTTTTATTGAGGGCTTTGCCAAGCGCACCAATGGCTTTCCTGGTCTGATTAGCAAGATTGAGTCCAGCCTCTCCCTCAGCCGCGTCGAAGACGAAATGTTCTAGGAGTGGCAGAAGTATGCGAAAGGCACTATTCGAACCCACATTTGCGGCCTCGCTTTCAAGCACTTGCACTGCAGCCATCCTGCGCCGGAGTTGAATATGTAGCACGTTGAGAAAGAAAGACgtctcctcatcctcgtgcCCCCGGAGGCGTAAACCACTGATCTTCTGCCATTCCGGAAATGTTCCAATGATGTGATTCAGGACCTGGCAGTACTCGGCCCGTACCAGCTCGGACTTCTCATGCATACCACGCTCGATGCCGGCGAGCACGGCATGTTCGAGCAGCGACATCCATCGCTGCTGATCGGCGTGCTTTGATGCAGCAGACACGAACAGCTGGAGGCCATACGAAGCATCAGTGCGGTTCACGCGGTCTTCCGGATCGCGGATGTAGAAGAGCAAGTTGTGTACCAGTGGTAACCATTGCTCAATGGTGAAATCTGAGCTGGAGGACTTCACCTTGTTGAAAGCGCTGTCGCGCCGCTGGAAATCCGGTTCATCCAGTCGTGTTC
Encoded proteins:
- a CDS encoding uncharacterized protein (SMCOG1087:hypothetical protein~antiSMASH:Cluster_6), with translation MAQSKVRIAISGGGMAGATLMHALIKHDHLDVHIFESATEFREAGMAVGMTRNAFQALELIGPSAREALERAGSVPHYGARLMLALGPGAGTMIDEIDARKEGKRLTSIVHRAALLKELLASVPSERMHASKKLKTVDRSGDGPLVLHFGDGSTHETDILIGADGIHSFVRKIVLGESDPAAVPVSADMMAIPTLQPYEKLKPILGADYVDTKDPREWGWVGKGTFMMHNVLNEGELIQFIATVKIDTGDAWMKEVDAQEFKGYFEGWPSHLRNALSAVIGDQKTVQCWCTWEHAHARTYADGPIAVMGDAAHATTPWQSSGGGMSMEDALVLSSLLGRITTPKQASVALQVYDEARRPRTQKIVDSSRETGLIFTGNDPEYTMDHAGLKGRLPQRWDFILDFDNGKARDEAVRELEARLR
- a CDS encoding uncharacterized protein (antiSMASH:Cluster_6); the protein is MKSFIVALAYIALAFAAPVIIEPQGQASSPNAVSSRDEAVKSSFDIAHRNRQARSIAVNRREDDALAGIVSARDGTTEFDADAFYKDRRNDAALEARDGTTEFDADAWYKGRRDDDALAGIVVTARDGTTEFDADAFYKE
- a CDS encoding uncharacterized protein (antiSMASH:Cluster_6); this encodes MEREEERPFLEQKLEDSEWQQYVQRRNYRQPPRMWLWLSTILNIVLFAVSLFLVFLLAFKQQDTTIPEPYSPANEAISYEYRNMTGNEKIMVGDPTPAWEEAMHNLLEGTLIRVSQEELDILGEDSVPLKDGGFAAGLGVAHNIHCVKRIKQFMYFDYFYPDVEVGSGHYKYLQHHADHCLNFLRQSVMCHMDTSLYTLVWTPGEDGKDVIKHRAPGEQKCVSWDKMQEWMQARSTSTTVLVHNSEH
- a CDS encoding uncharacterized protein (antiSMASH:Cluster_6), which codes for MAFNEYDEEKPFLRTTEDGTLPSNETIKKKPSWTRIHYLLFVLHAAFLAANVGFMVFNMSANHTYSTSSSKGISKRPDDVQEIYSPARNVIEHEIRIPNVEPKGPFVGLPRPELDEAWSDLLRPAMLDMPPAEMKKMNKSSVAVKGTGGYVGYYAVFHQLHCLKRLYQWTHKESYQDVIDDGRLTAEHYDHCIEVIRSALMCQPDLTVHTVHFDSQAPHGLKGYSHHERKCIKWEPFKEWVDKKAIPAPLQDHVLDEAEEGSFGP
- a CDS encoding uncharacterized protein (antiSMASH:Cluster_6), yielding MGSYHYVNFASVTAIGIIFPVLGLIALGIRIYGRVKYTRSLDIDDVLIVPAAILMVAAGVGMVIAAQMGFVGGHAPYRTFEELMFGKPERQLMLEKLEYAYWIGHVLVIGFTKLTFLFFSRRIFRGRGAQTKFDYVNWLMIGVVTVWMVAYVFLEIFMCGLNFWAAWDTVYALRTYCMDTFALLTSCAITNWVIDLAIFAIPLVMINSLQMTARRKVQASLVFALGLFTVIAGLLRMIIVCQVVENGLMSPTITLLGTTFETTDNEGTISLILFWTYVEIGVGFLVVCLVACGRVFDEASAPVLRKLKSMVSAATSVASRASSRSSLFSENSKDEKDDHRISVSTKVEVVSKDEEKGMPAVPEWLQASRRGTLDLD